From one Cardiobacteriaceae bacterium TAE3-ERU3 genomic stretch:
- a CDS encoding FAD-binding oxidoreductase — translation MSEPKHNIEHYCPTGQYPGSYYAASRNAAPERPKLQSAVESEICIIGGGFSGLSAGLHLAERGHQVTLLEGARIGWGASGRNGGQIVNGLNASLDVIKKRYGQDTANFVGGLVTRGNKIIRRLIADHSIDCDLKEKNIFAAFNQGQMKALQEKKALWESHGMHDHEMLDKDAIREYVKTDAYAGGMIDHSGGHIHPLNLALGEAAAIEKLGGKIYEETLVVKVEPFADHVLVHTEEGSVKCERVLICGNAYLNKVVPELTDRVMPVSTQIIATEPLGELGEALLPSDVCVEDVRYILDYYRLSADKRMLFGGGTVYGGQDPSDIVAKIRPNMLKIFPELADAKIDYAWSGNFALSFSRVPQMGALHERMLYAHGYSGHGVTGSHLFGQILADAIDGKRDEFDRFAAIPWIPFPGGRAFRVPYSVVGSWWYGLRDRLGW, via the coding sequence ATGAGCGAGCCAAAGCACAACATTGAACACTATTGCCCAACTGGCCAATACCCAGGTAGTTATTATGCAGCGAGCCGCAATGCAGCGCCTGAGCGACCAAAACTACAAAGCGCGGTCGAGAGCGAAATATGCATCATTGGCGGCGGCTTTAGTGGCTTATCCGCCGGCCTGCATTTAGCCGAGCGCGGCCATCAAGTGACCTTGCTGGAAGGCGCGCGCATTGGCTGGGGCGCATCAGGGCGCAATGGCGGGCAAATCGTCAATGGACTGAATGCCAGCCTCGATGTGATCAAGAAGCGCTATGGTCAGGATACCGCCAATTTCGTCGGCGGGTTGGTCACGCGCGGCAACAAGATCATTCGCCGCTTGATTGCTGACCACAGTATCGACTGTGATCTCAAGGAAAAGAACATTTTTGCCGCGTTTAATCAGGGGCAAATGAAGGCGCTACAAGAGAAAAAAGCACTGTGGGAAAGCCACGGCATGCATGATCATGAGATGCTCGATAAGGATGCCATCCGTGAGTATGTCAAGACCGACGCATACGCAGGCGGCATGATCGACCATTCCGGCGGCCACATTCATCCGCTGAACCTTGCCCTTGGCGAAGCAGCAGCAATCGAAAAGCTTGGCGGCAAGATTTACGAAGAAACGCTGGTAGTGAAGGTTGAGCCATTTGCTGACCATGTGCTGGTGCACACCGAAGAAGGTAGCGTTAAATGTGAGCGTGTACTGATTTGCGGTAACGCTTATCTCAATAAAGTTGTTCCTGAGCTGACTGACCGCGTCATGCCGGTATCAACGCAGATTATCGCCACTGAACCACTGGGCGAACTTGGTGAAGCATTGTTGCCAAGCGATGTTTGCGTAGAGGACGTGCGCTATATTCTCGATTATTACCGCCTGTCTGCTGACAAGCGCATGCTGTTCGGTGGCGGCACGGTATACGGTGGGCAAGATCCATCCGACATCGTCGCCAAAATCCGCCCTAATATGCTCAAAATTTTCCCCGAACTGGCTGATGCCAAAATTGACTACGCGTGGAGTGGCAACTTTGCCCTGTCGTTCTCGCGTGTGCCGCAAATGGGCGCATTGCACGAACGTATGCTCTATGCCCACGGCTACAGTGGCCACGGCGTGACTGGATCACATTTATTTGGACAAATTCTAGCCGATGCCATCGACGGCAAACGCGATGAGTTTGACCGCTTTGCGGCAATACCGTGGATACCGTTCCCCGGAGGACGGGCGTTCCGTGTACCGTACTCAGTGGTCGGCTCATGGTGGTACGGCTTGCGTGACCGGCTTGGCTGGTAA
- a CDS encoding gamma-glutamyl-gamma-aminobutyrate hydrolase family protein — MNHQPVIGIICCAKDIEGQPGQAVHNKYIDSITAQGGLPILLPSALNDTQDCQHVFGLLDGVLLTGSYSNVAPHRYGATHHEPKTDLSRDNLSFALLEHCMTHGKPLFGVCRGMQEINVFFGGTLYPDFRTNPAFTASHSESDRIGQGHPYDDIHSIDINPDGHLADFGQSSFRVNSLHNQAVRDLAPPLRIEAIADDGLIEAISHREHPFILGVQWHPEYRSIHNPLSVFLFRKLIQHARQAYE, encoded by the coding sequence ATGAATCACCAACCCGTCATCGGCATTATTTGCTGTGCCAAGGATATCGAAGGTCAGCCTGGGCAAGCCGTACACAATAAGTACATCGATAGCATCACAGCACAAGGCGGCCTGCCGATCTTATTGCCATCGGCATTGAATGACACGCAGGACTGTCAGCATGTTTTTGGCCTGCTTGATGGCGTATTACTCACCGGCAGCTATAGCAACGTTGCGCCGCACCGCTATGGCGCGACCCACCATGAACCCAAGACCGATTTATCACGCGACAATCTGAGCTTCGCCCTTCTCGAACACTGCATGACGCATGGCAAGCCTTTGTTTGGCGTTTGCCGCGGCATGCAGGAAATCAACGTCTTTTTTGGCGGCACGTTGTATCCTGACTTTCGCACCAATCCCGCTTTTACCGCCTCACACAGCGAGTCTGATCGTATTGGGCAAGGCCATCCCTACGACGACATTCACAGCATCGACATCAATCCCGATGGGCACCTTGCCGATTTTGGGCAAAGCAGTTTCCGCGTTAATTCACTGCATAATCAGGCTGTTCGTGATCTTGCCCCGCCCTTGCGCATTGAGGCAATTGCCGATGATGGGTTGATTGAAGCCATTAGCCATCGCGAACACCCGTTCATCCTCGGTGTGCAATGGCACCCGGAATACCGCAGCATTCACAACCCGCTATCGGTATTCTTGTTCCGTAAATTAATTCAGCACGCCCGGCAAGCATATGAGTGA
- the puuR gene encoding HTH-type transcriptional regulator PuuR, with protein sequence MSEPSNIIIGNKISELRLAKGFSQRRLAQLAGLTNTAISSIEHGKVSPSINTLAAILNELDTDLADFFTNLHPPKKTQVVVKPHELVNIGDEQVAFRLVHNHQPNRRLGFMLEEYQPHTQTEEQISHEGEEAGTVISGKITIRLGTDTYHLEAGDSYVIDTSIPHTFINDHDGICRIISAHTPTTY encoded by the coding sequence ATGAGTGAACCATCAAATATCATTATTGGAAACAAGATCAGCGAGTTGCGCCTTGCAAAAGGCTTCTCTCAGCGTAGGCTTGCACAACTTGCCGGACTGACCAATACCGCGATCAGCTCGATTGAGCACGGCAAAGTCAGCCCGTCAATCAATACCCTTGCAGCCATCCTGAACGAGCTGGATACTGATCTCGCTGATTTTTTTACAAACCTGCATCCGCCAAAAAAAACGCAAGTTGTGGTCAAGCCACATGAGCTGGTTAACATCGGTGATGAACAAGTCGCCTTCCGCCTTGTGCATAACCACCAGCCTAACCGTCGCCTCGGCTTCATGCTTGAGGAATACCAACCACATACGCAGACAGAAGAGCAAATTAGCCACGAAGGCGAAGAAGCAGGCACGGTCATCAGTGGGAAAATCACCATTCGCCTCGGCACAGACACCTATCACCTTGAAGCTGGCGACAGCTACGTTATCGATACCTCTATTCCGCACACCTTTATCAACGACCACGATGGCATTTGCCGCATCATCAGCGCCCATACCCCGACAACCTATTGA
- a CDS encoding SIP domain-containing protein has protein sequence MTQYTPITDQDQKLDIIEHVNQDHPEELLTLTQSFSDYPNATSATIVDMYNEGILIRVQPDNIETFIPFQIKGELEEQILYLAYLAMSKQGKSFDNRKQFFTVISSEHITPNMLRIHIESPAPLPENSPGYAYWFALKTLAKQPDQPVQETANNWTARLFNRGLLWLMKHLSSQRRNQILRSMNKGARYYTLRNAWRSDDGATFADRGSIDVFLHGDTPGSNWARGLKAGDIIHSQAETADKHAHLHQGKALLIADETAYPALAGILDHWQNASPPHIIILSTADSEQGYFTDESFPAGSNAIRITCSPEQQGERTIAAIKSLTTIDCAWGALESESAKAIRHHLRNQRLLSGKNNHVKAYWRLRSDEA, from the coding sequence ATGACTCAGTACACACCAATCACAGATCAGGATCAGAAGCTCGATATTATCGAACACGTCAATCAGGATCATCCCGAAGAACTGCTCACACTCACCCAATCATTTAGTGACTATCCAAATGCCACTAGCGCCACCATTGTCGATATGTACAATGAAGGCATACTTATCCGTGTACAGCCCGATAACATAGAAACCTTCATTCCCTTTCAGATTAAAGGTGAGCTCGAAGAGCAAATTCTCTACCTCGCCTATCTCGCAATGAGTAAACAGGGCAAAAGCTTCGACAATCGAAAGCAGTTCTTTACCGTTATCAGCAGCGAACACATCACCCCAAACATGCTGCGCATCCATATCGAAAGCCCCGCCCCCTTACCCGAGAACAGCCCCGGCTACGCTTACTGGTTCGCATTGAAAACCCTCGCAAAGCAGCCCGACCAACCCGTGCAGGAAACCGCAAACAACTGGACTGCTCGACTCTTTAACCGAGGCCTGCTGTGGCTGATGAAGCACCTTTCCAGCCAGCGGCGTAATCAAATCCTGCGCAGTATGAACAAAGGCGCACGCTATTACACCCTACGCAACGCATGGCGTAGCGATGACGGTGCGACTTTTGCCGACCGTGGCAGCATCGACGTTTTCCTGCACGGTGATACGCCCGGTAGTAATTGGGCACGCGGCCTTAAAGCTGGCGACATTATCCATAGCCAAGCAGAAACTGCCGATAAACATGCTCATTTACACCAAGGAAAAGCCCTGCTGATTGCTGATGAAACCGCTTATCCGGCACTTGCAGGCATCCTTGACCACTGGCAAAACGCTTCGCCACCACACATCATCATCCTGAGCACAGCCGATAGTGAGCAAGGTTACTTTACTGACGAAAGCTTCCCGGCCGGTAGTAACGCCATCCGTATCACCTGCTCGCCTGAACAACAAGGCGAGCGTACTATTGCTGCAATCAAAAGTTTGACGACTATTGATTGTGCATGGGGCGCACTGGAAAGCGAATCCGCCAAAGCTATTCGCCATCACCTGCGTAATCAACGGCTATTAAGCGGCAAGAATAATCACGTCAAAGCCTACTGGCGACTTAGATCCGACGAAGCCTGA
- a CDS encoding SEL1-like repeat protein, with protein sequence MNNDSDNTKARLEQASQFYQKDDYAAAYDLWQPLAEQGNAQAQCNLGSLYAQGAGVKQDFALAKQYWMQAAEQNIAHAQYCLALLHEHGWGTAPDAANARQYYEQAAQNGHPDAQYNLAVIYDETGDLSEARKWYELAAEQGHPDAQFNLALLYDNGESVERDSSKARDYYEQAAQQGHADAQNSLGWLYYHGDGIEQDYGKAYEWYGKAAAQNDADALCNLGNLYLHGEGVDKDEAKACEYFEKAAEQGHAGAQYNLGCCYLQGVGVSRNDNRAKKWFKLAAAQGDEDAKHNLALMKKAKR encoded by the coding sequence ATGAACAACGATTCAGACAACACCAAAGCCCGCCTTGAGCAAGCCTCGCAGTTTTACCAGAAAGACGACTACGCAGCAGCATACGACCTATGGCAACCACTGGCTGAACAAGGCAATGCACAGGCGCAGTGCAATCTTGGTTCACTGTACGCACAAGGTGCGGGCGTGAAGCAAGACTTTGCTTTGGCAAAGCAGTATTGGATGCAGGCTGCCGAGCAAAACATCGCACACGCACAATACTGCCTCGCACTATTGCACGAACACGGCTGGGGCACTGCCCCCGATGCAGCCAATGCACGGCAATACTACGAACAGGCGGCACAAAATGGCCATCCTGATGCGCAATACAATCTTGCTGTTATTTACGATGAAACCGGTGACCTAAGTGAAGCACGCAAGTGGTACGAACTTGCCGCTGAACAAGGTCATCCTGATGCACAATTCAACCTTGCACTACTTTATGACAACGGTGAAAGCGTCGAGCGCGACAGCAGTAAAGCACGAGATTATTACGAACAAGCTGCGCAGCAAGGGCATGCGGACGCACAAAATAGCCTTGGCTGGCTTTATTACCACGGCGACGGTATTGAGCAGGATTACGGCAAAGCCTACGAATGGTACGGCAAAGCCGCGGCACAAAATGATGCCGATGCACTGTGTAACCTCGGCAATCTTTATCTGCACGGCGAGGGCGTTGACAAGGATGAAGCCAAGGCTTGCGAGTATTTTGAAAAAGCTGCTGAACAAGGCCATGCCGGTGCGCAATACAATCTTGGCTGCTGCTATTTGCAGGGTGTGGGCGTATCGCGCAACGATAACCGTGCGAAAAAATGGTTCAAACTCGCTGCCGCACAAGGCGATGAGGACGCGAAACATAATCTGGCCTTGATGAAAAAAGCCAAGCGCTAG
- a CDS encoding TonB-dependent receptor: MNKNILCRCVILAVTGSVVTAQAQEQSQPVFGLAQQPAELQPITIIGNTINDIDDTLPNVDVVNLNVLRNPSVNNLRDAVKKNPAVEINSSGNGSADQLRIRGFGENYTELTLDGQKMPEYFAFGPYTSGGRNFVETDTLKQIDIVKGLHSPKQNSGALAGSVNMQTYDPSDLVDADAPFFASLKTGYTSKDKGASATAMVAAAQGNLSGLVAYTRRHSHETKNMGNDVDKTLHDKQDIDQQNILAKGELAVENGSIILTGEYFDHKQQVIPRYNPQAKAHTDPTKRKRFKAEGNFTNVWGLDKASVQASVNNYSQTTETYGTSHFKQNNLNVQFDGVKQLDFGSMQHKFLFGAAYDNDEFDYRLDSKYGSIRYMPVTQRDTFTLYAKDQMTFANGLSVSPGIRIAHQRLSSDVDQAYRVNPALVAQDGYIPNGNTTVVTPSINVVMPINDNSNIFASYSRGARLADASNIGSFDHGFGFILPNPDLKTEKSNNYEIGFSYAVPDQLEFKVTGFYSQFRDFIDFERDGTFGVTSKGVPKSVLRPFNVNEAKTYGAELEAGYAINQQLYAHAAVAWMRGRIGNEASHGVTLSQAYPSKAIFGLSYNQDNKWGGNIDWTLAGKGQKPSKETQFRTPGFGVIDATGWWQPIDNLTITAGVYNITNKKYWLSSDVNGLPSVSRSGKPINLDNYTQPGRNFAINLRYDF; the protein is encoded by the coding sequence TTGAACAAAAATATTTTATGCCGCTGCGTGATATTGGCTGTGACGGGATCGGTCGTTACGGCACAAGCACAGGAGCAATCTCAACCAGTTTTTGGATTGGCACAACAACCCGCAGAGCTTCAGCCAATTACTATCATCGGTAATACGATTAATGATATTGACGATACTCTACCAAATGTAGATGTGGTTAACTTGAATGTTTTGCGTAATCCTAGTGTGAACAATTTGCGCGACGCAGTTAAGAAGAATCCAGCGGTAGAAATTAATTCCTCTGGTAATGGTAGTGCAGATCAACTACGTATTCGTGGATTTGGCGAGAACTATACGGAGCTGACACTTGATGGTCAAAAAATGCCAGAATATTTTGCGTTTGGACCCTATACCTCCGGAGGTCGTAATTTTGTTGAGACTGATACTCTCAAACAGATTGATATTGTTAAAGGCCTACATTCACCTAAGCAAAATAGTGGTGCTCTTGCTGGATCAGTGAATATGCAAACCTATGATCCTAGTGATCTTGTTGATGCAGATGCTCCTTTTTTTGCTTCACTAAAAACTGGCTACACAAGCAAAGATAAAGGAGCAAGTGCAACAGCAATGGTTGCTGCAGCTCAAGGTAATCTTAGTGGACTGGTTGCATATACTCGTCGTCATAGCCATGAAACTAAAAATATGGGTAATGACGTAGATAAGACACTACACGACAAGCAGGATATTGATCAGCAGAATATTCTTGCCAAAGGTGAACTAGCCGTAGAAAATGGCAGCATCATCCTTACTGGTGAGTATTTCGATCACAAGCAGCAAGTTATCCCACGATATAATCCACAAGCAAAAGCGCATACGGATCCAACGAAACGTAAACGTTTTAAGGCTGAAGGTAATTTCACCAACGTTTGGGGATTGGATAAAGCTAGTGTACAAGCCTCTGTTAATAACTACAGCCAAACAACAGAAACTTATGGCACCAGCCATTTCAAACAAAATAATCTCAACGTACAATTTGATGGTGTAAAGCAGCTTGATTTTGGCAGCATGCAGCATAAATTTTTATTCGGTGCTGCTTATGACAATGATGAATTTGATTATAGGCTTGACAGTAAGTATGGCAGCATTCGCTATATGCCAGTTACTCAGCGTGACACCTTCACTCTTTACGCTAAAGATCAGATGACCTTTGCCAATGGTTTGAGCGTTTCTCCTGGTATTCGTATCGCACATCAGCGCCTAAGCTCAGATGTTGATCAGGCTTATCGAGTTAACCCAGCTTTAGTCGCACAAGATGGCTATATTCCAAATGGCAACACAACTGTTGTGACGCCTAGCATTAATGTCGTTATGCCGATCAATGACAACAGTAATATTTTCGCTTCATACTCGCGTGGTGCGCGTCTTGCTGATGCGAGTAATATCGGTAGCTTTGACCATGGTTTTGGCTTTATTCTGCCTAACCCAGATCTCAAAACTGAAAAATCCAACAACTATGAAATCGGCTTCAGCTATGCAGTGCCAGATCAGCTTGAATTCAAAGTGACCGGATTCTACAGCCAATTCCGTGATTTTATCGATTTTGAACGCGATGGTACTTTTGGTGTGACCAGCAAAGGTGTACCAAAAAGCGTATTACGCCCATTCAACGTTAATGAAGCTAAAACCTATGGGGCAGAACTTGAAGCAGGTTACGCCATTAATCAGCAGCTTTATGCACATGCCGCTGTTGCATGGATGCGCGGTCGCATTGGCAACGAAGCTTCACATGGTGTAACCCTGAGTCAGGCCTACCCGAGTAAAGCCATTTTTGGCCTGAGCTACAATCAGGATAATAAATGGGGTGGAAACATTGACTGGACGCTGGCTGGCAAGGGACAAAAACCAAGCAAGGAAACACAATTCCGCACGCCTGGCTTCGGTGTAATTGATGCAACTGGTTGGTGGCAGCCTATTGATAACCTGACCATTACTGCCGGTGTATATAATATTACTAACAAGAAGTACTGGCTCAGTTCAGATGTTAATGGCTTGCCCAGTGTTTCTCGTAGTGGTAAGCCAATTAATCTTGACAATTACACCCAGCCAGGACGTAATTTCGCTATTAATTTACGCTATGATTTCTAA
- a CDS encoding nitroreductase family protein yields MANLIDNLNWRHAVKAYLPNKKVAQADIDKIVEAARLAPTSSGLQPFKVIVLENQDIKEQLSKIALNPECMRDCSHVLVFAAWDDYTAERIDTMFDYTTDERNLPRGRFSSYTDMIKGIYLNRTAEENFEHAARQTYIALGLALAQAAELKVDTTPAEGFDNAKLDDILKLGEHGLKSVSLLYVGYADEEKDWMKPMKKVRRPTDDFVINIK; encoded by the coding sequence ATGGCTAACCTTATCGACAACCTCAACTGGCGGCATGCGGTCAAAGCCTATCTGCCGAACAAGAAAGTCGCACAAGCCGACATCGACAAAATCGTTGAAGCCGCACGTCTTGCGCCCACTTCTTCGGGCCTGCAGCCGTTCAAAGTTATCGTGCTGGAAAATCAGGACATCAAGGAACAGCTCAGCAAAATCGCGCTTAACCCCGAATGTATGCGCGATTGCTCGCATGTATTAGTTTTTGCGGCATGGGACGATTACACCGCAGAGCGCATTGACACGATGTTCGACTACACCACCGACGAACGCAACCTGCCGCGTGGCCGCTTCAGCAGCTATACCGACATGATCAAAGGCATTTACCTCAACCGAACGGCAGAAGAAAACTTTGAACATGCCGCCCGGCAAACCTACATTGCGCTAGGGTTAGCATTGGCACAAGCCGCCGAACTCAAAGTCGACACCACACCCGCTGAAGGCTTTGACAACGCCAAACTCGACGACATCCTCAAGCTCGGCGAACACGGCTTAAAAAGCGTCTCGTTGCTTTACGTCGGCTACGCTGATGAGGAAAAAGACTGGATGAAGCCGATGAAAAAAGTCCGCCGCCCGACCGATGACTTTGTCATCAATATCAAATAA
- a CDS encoding glutamine synthetase family protein — protein MTRERKPAALYVAACDLNGVWRGKRLAMSQLEKAQGGEVRLPLSILSVDIWGGDVVANALADGDADGLTQPTGRGLLPILATQHPSRLLPVWLYREEGGAYSADPRQALARIVEDFHAEGLTPVIATELEFYLVESHPNQLPIPPVNPHNGQRLIKTDVLSISELCAFDGFLDEVYAQCEAMDIPADSAIAENGCGQFEINLLHCDDPLKAADDALLFKYIVKAAAKRHGFTATFMAKPFAEQSGSGFHIHCSVLDKDGNNIFDDGSDEGTDALRHAVAGLIDSMDDCMLVFAPHFNSYRRLMPGTHAPIAATWGYENRTTAVRIPGGSPKARRIEHRVAGADANPYLVCAAVLGGMLRGLRHKSEPPLAVDGCAYDDDEVAYLPTTWQAAADAFEYSDVARDIFSPLLVDLYAAVKRQEMTHFSHQISQFEYDTYLEDA, from the coding sequence ATGACGAGAGAGCGTAAACCTGCGGCGTTATACGTCGCGGCATGCGATTTAAACGGAGTGTGGCGCGGCAAGCGGTTAGCAATGTCGCAGTTGGAAAAGGCGCAGGGCGGTGAAGTGCGTTTGCCATTGTCAATATTGAGCGTCGATATTTGGGGCGGCGACGTAGTTGCCAATGCATTGGCAGATGGCGATGCGGATGGCCTCACCCAACCAACTGGCCGCGGCCTACTGCCAATCCTTGCGACCCAGCATCCGTCACGCTTGCTGCCGGTATGGTTGTATCGTGAGGAAGGCGGCGCGTATAGCGCAGATCCGCGCCAGGCATTGGCACGAATCGTCGAGGACTTTCACGCCGAGGGGCTTACCCCTGTGATCGCAACTGAGCTGGAATTTTATCTGGTCGAAAGCCACCCTAATCAATTACCTATTCCTCCGGTTAATCCGCACAATGGCCAACGCTTAATCAAGACGGATGTATTGTCGATTAGCGAATTATGCGCATTTGACGGCTTTCTTGATGAAGTCTATGCGCAATGCGAAGCGATGGATATTCCCGCTGATTCAGCCATTGCCGAGAATGGCTGCGGGCAATTTGAAATCAACTTGCTGCATTGCGATGATCCACTCAAAGCAGCTGATGATGCGCTGCTGTTCAAATACATCGTCAAAGCAGCGGCAAAGCGCCACGGCTTTACGGCGACCTTTATGGCCAAACCATTTGCCGAGCAGTCGGGCAGTGGCTTCCATATTCATTGCAGCGTGCTTGATAAAGACGGCAATAATATCTTTGATGATGGCAGCGATGAAGGCACTGATGCTTTGCGCCACGCAGTCGCAGGGCTGATCGACAGCATGGACGATTGCATGCTGGTGTTTGCGCCACATTTCAATTCCTATCGCCGCCTGATGCCGGGCACACATGCACCAATTGCCGCAACTTGGGGCTATGAAAACCGCACTACGGCTGTGCGCATCCCCGGTGGCAGCCCGAAAGCACGGCGTATTGAGCACCGCGTAGCTGGCGCAGATGCCAACCCGTATCTGGTCTGTGCCGCCGTGCTTGGCGGCATGCTACGTGGCTTGCGTCACAAATCTGAGCCACCACTCGCAGTTGACGGCTGCGCTTATGATGACGATGAAGTCGCCTATTTACCGACGACGTGGCAGGCCGCCGCGGATGCGTTCGAATACAGCGATGTCGCGCGCGATATTTTCTCACCGCTACTGGTAGATCTGTACGCTGCGGTCAAGCGTCAGGAAATGACCCATTTCAGCCACCAGATCAGCCAATTTGAATACGATACTTATTTGGAGGACGCCTGA
- a CDS encoding DUF4198 domain-containing protein, giving the protein MLNHKLFAAALLAIATPLAFGHGAWVAERVDAPTIVYGHGASDESYDPEKITFVQTFDEHGQPVDIKLDKREKNAGFNADDAFTSVAVIMDNGFWTKDSNGKWHNQPKNEVEGAQSASHSVKIAFGITDHGDLPTIEALQELPLVILPQSDVMHSKLGDNIDVIVYHHGKPVADAKIIADYVGDSETVVATTDAQGKANLAVRNQGLNVIAASYKVDPPADEQEKADKVSYTTTLSFVNEHHEH; this is encoded by the coding sequence ATGCTAAATCACAAACTTTTTGCAGCTGCTTTGCTTGCTATCGCCACACCACTGGCTTTTGGTCACGGCGCATGGGTTGCCGAACGCGTTGATGCACCAACTATCGTTTACGGCCATGGCGCAAGTGATGAATCCTATGACCCAGAAAAGATTACTTTCGTACAAACATTCGACGAACATGGTCAGCCGGTAGATATTAAGTTGGATAAACGGGAAAAAAATGCCGGCTTCAATGCAGATGATGCGTTTACTAGCGTAGCTGTCATTATGGACAATGGCTTTTGGACGAAAGACAGCAACGGCAAATGGCACAATCAGCCAAAAAATGAAGTAGAAGGTGCTCAGTCTGCAAGCCACTCCGTCAAGATTGCTTTTGGTATCACTGACCACGGAGACTTACCTACTATTGAAGCATTGCAAGAACTGCCGCTAGTCATCCTGCCACAAAGTGACGTGATGCACAGTAAGCTTGGCGACAATATTGATGTGATTGTTTATCATCATGGCAAACCCGTTGCTGATGCAAAAATTATTGCCGATTATGTCGGCGACAGCGAAACCGTGGTCGCAACCACTGATGCTCAAGGCAAAGCAAATCTAGCGGTACGCAATCAAGGGTTAAACGTCATTGCCGCCAGCTATAAAGTCGATCCGCCAGCTGATGAACAAGAAAAAGCGGATAAAGTCAGCTATACCACAACATTGTCATTCGTCAACGAACACCACGAGCACTGA